One window of Deltaproteobacteria bacterium genomic DNA carries:
- the dnaE gene encoding DNA polymerase III subunit alpha yields MPHAPFVHLHLHTQYSLLDGEIRLKALFEKAQAFKLPAITMTDHGNLFGMVEFYKQAQKHGLKPIIGCEVYIAPGSRWDKDPQLHKENAFHLVLLCKNEKGYRNLVKLVTQAYFEGFYYKPRIDRELLKEHHKGLIALSACLHGEIPYALLNKDYDRALKITREMAEIFDQDRFFLELQKNDIPEQEVVNKGLLEIHRQLGIPIVATNDCHYLTQEEAKAHDVLLCIQTGKTVDDPNRLRFSTNQLYFKSPEEMAGLFADLPEALENTLHIADRCNLELTFGHSHLPRYALPPEETMDSRLKNEARAGLEERLAVREQLDPSFPPSRYKDYRDRLEKELTVITSTGFSGYFLVVSDYVRFAKEKGIPVGPGRGSGAGSLVAYALKITDIDPLDYGLIFERFLNVERKELPDIDVDFCVERRDEVLKYIAEKYGQEYVAQIITFGKMQARAVIRDVGRALNIPYGEVDKIAKLIPTVLNITLSEALEMEPRLKELKESDPTIKELLTIAEALEGLPRHASTHAAGVIISPHPITESVPLYKGPKGETLTQYEMKSVQEMGLIKFDLLGLNNLTIIQYALKTIERTHGQLIDLTRIPLDDQATYELLARGDTTGVFQLESSGMKDLLVRMKPRNFEDLIALNALYRPGPLKSGMVDDYVRRKHGEVPVEYPHPLLEGVLKETMGIIVYQEQVMQIGALLADYSMGEADTLRKAMGKKNPEVMAQQRSRFLEGTKKKRIDQKKADDIFDKMETFGGYGFNKSHSAAYALITYQTAYLKAHYPLDFMVALMTSKMGNSAEVTKCIAECREKGIVVLPPDVNKSHLDFTVVEDKIRFGLAAVKNVGAGAIESILEARNKGGEFTSLIDFCRRVDLRRVNRRVAESLIKCGAFDSLGVARSRLMAFLPEALDIGQQRQKEESENQFSLFSMGGNSGLTRPDIDPPLVEEWRESQKLSFEKEILGFYITGHPLTRYTESLQDLKTVDIQSLSELEDKETVRLAGMVAALKEINSKKGERMAFATIEDLTGSCEVIIFSDIFRKCSQVLKEEGPLWVTGITTRDEKGIKIIGNDILPLAEAEEKMAQQALLKIPVDGLTRDQILELRDFLKGHAGTCPVQIWACLPDNSQVLLNLPETENIRPSARLRREIKGLSCHPVLEVVYG; encoded by the coding sequence ATGCCCCACGCCCCTTTTGTACACCTTCATCTCCATACCCAGTACAGCCTGCTGGACGGGGAGATCCGGCTCAAGGCCTTATTTGAAAAGGCCCAGGCCTTCAAACTGCCGGCCATTACCATGACCGATCATGGCAACCTCTTCGGTATGGTGGAGTTTTATAAACAGGCCCAAAAACATGGGCTAAAACCCATCATCGGCTGCGAGGTCTATATCGCCCCGGGGAGCCGTTGGGATAAGGACCCCCAACTCCATAAGGAAAATGCCTTCCACCTGGTCCTGCTTTGCAAGAACGAAAAAGGCTATCGCAACCTGGTCAAACTGGTCACCCAGGCCTATTTTGAGGGTTTTTATTATAAACCCAGGATCGACCGGGAGCTTCTGAAGGAGCATCATAAGGGGTTAATCGCCCTGTCGGCCTGTCTGCATGGAGAGATCCCCTACGCTTTACTCAACAAGGACTATGACCGGGCTCTGAAGATCACCCGTGAAATGGCCGAAATCTTTGATCAGGACCGTTTTTTTCTGGAACTGCAAAAAAACGACATCCCGGAACAGGAGGTCGTCAACAAGGGTTTGTTGGAAATCCACCGTCAATTGGGCATCCCTATCGTAGCCACTAATGATTGCCATTATCTGACTCAGGAAGAGGCCAAGGCCCACGATGTTTTGCTTTGTATCCAGACCGGAAAGACGGTAGACGATCCCAACCGGTTGCGCTTTTCCACGAATCAACTTTATTTCAAGTCCCCGGAAGAGATGGCCGGGCTCTTTGCCGATCTGCCGGAGGCCTTAGAAAATACCTTGCACATCGCCGATCGGTGCAATCTCGAATTGACCTTCGGCCATTCCCATCTCCCCCGTTATGCCCTGCCGCCGGAAGAGACTATGGACAGCCGTCTCAAAAATGAGGCGCGGGCCGGTCTCGAAGAGCGGCTGGCCGTCAGGGAACAACTGGATCCTTCCTTCCCGCCTTCCCGTTATAAAGACTACCGGGACCGCCTGGAAAAAGAACTGACGGTCATCACCTCGACCGGGTTTTCCGGCTATTTCCTGGTCGTTTCCGATTATGTGCGTTTTGCCAAAGAAAAAGGGATCCCGGTCGGGCCGGGCCGGGGTTCCGGGGCCGGGAGTCTGGTGGCCTACGCCTTAAAGATTACGGATATCGATCCTCTGGATTATGGGTTGATCTTTGAGCGGTTCCTGAACGTGGAACGGAAAGAACTGCCCGATATCGATGTTGATTTTTGTGTGGAACGCCGGGACGAGGTTCTAAAATATATCGCCGAAAAATACGGCCAGGAATATGTGGCCCAGATCATCACCTTTGGGAAGATGCAGGCCCGGGCCGTCATCCGGGACGTGGGCCGGGCCTTGAATATCCCTTACGGCGAAGTGGATAAGATCGCCAAACTGATCCCGACCGTATTGAACATTACCTTGAGCGAGGCCCTGGAAATGGAACCCCGGCTCAAGGAACTTAAAGAGTCCGATCCGACCATCAAAGAATTACTGACTATCGCCGAAGCTCTGGAAGGCCTGCCCCGTCATGCCTCCACCCATGCCGCCGGGGTGATTATTTCCCCTCATCCGATAACCGAATCCGTACCCTTATATAAAGGGCCCAAGGGAGAAACCCTGACCCAGTATGAAATGAAATCGGTCCAGGAAATGGGATTAATCAAGTTTGACCTCCTGGGCCTGAACAACCTGACCATCATCCAGTATGCCTTAAAAACCATCGAACGGACCCATGGCCAATTGATTGATCTGACCCGGATCCCTCTCGATGATCAGGCTACTTATGAACTTCTGGCCCGGGGGGATACCACCGGTGTCTTTCAGTTGGAAAGCTCGGGCATGAAAGACCTGTTGGTCAGGATGAAGCCCCGAAATTTTGAGGACCTCATTGCCCTCAATGCCCTTTACCGGCCAGGGCCTTTGAAAAGCGGCATGGTCGATGATTATGTCAGGAGAAAACACGGGGAAGTGCCGGTGGAGTATCCCCATCCCCTATTGGAAGGGGTCTTGAAAGAAACCATGGGGATCATCGTTTACCAGGAACAGGTCATGCAGATCGGTGCTTTACTGGCCGACTATTCCATGGGAGAGGCCGATACCTTACGCAAGGCCATGGGCAAAAAAAATCCCGAGGTCATGGCCCAGCAACGGTCCCGCTTTCTGGAAGGGACCAAAAAGAAACGGATCGATCAGAAAAAGGCCGATGACATTTTCGACAAAATGGAAACCTTCGGCGGTTACGGGTTCAATAAGTCTCACAGTGCCGCCTATGCCCTGATCACCTACCAGACCGCTTATCTGAAGGCCCATTATCCACTGGATTTTATGGTCGCCCTGATGACCAGCAAAATGGGTAATTCGGCGGAAGTAACCAAGTGTATCGCTGAATGCCGGGAAAAGGGGATCGTCGTCCTGCCGCCGGATGTGAACAAGAGTCACCTGGATTTTACGGTGGTGGAAGACAAAATCCGTTTCGGGCTGGCGGCGGTAAAAAATGTCGGGGCCGGGGCCATCGAGTCCATCCTGGAGGCCAGGAACAAAGGGGGGGAATTTACCTCTCTGATCGATTTTTGCCGTCGGGTGGATCTGCGCCGGGTGAACCGAAGGGTGGCCGAGAGTCTGATTAAGTGCGGGGCCTTTGATTCCCTGGGGGTGGCCCGTTCCCGTCTGATGGCCTTTTTGCCCGAAGCCCTGGACATCGGACAACAACGACAAAAAGAAGAGTCTGAAAACCAGTTCAGTCTTTTTTCCATGGGAGGAAATTCGGGATTAACCCGGCCCGATATCGATCCCCCTTTAGTCGAGGAATGGCGGGAGAGCCAAAAACTCTCTTTTGAAAAGGAAATTTTGGGTTTCTATATTACCGGTCATCCTTTGACCCGCTATACGGAAAGCCTCCAGGACCTGAAAACCGTGGACATTCAATCCCTGTCCGAATTAGAAGATAAAGAAACCGTGCGACTGGCCGGCATGGTAGCGGCTTTAAAAGAGATCAACAGTAAAAAAGGGGAGCGGATGGCCTTTGCCACGATTGAGGACCTGACCGGCTCTTGTGAAGTCATCATTTTCTCGGATATTTTTCGAAAATGTTCCCAGGTGTTAAAAGAAGAAGGGCCTTTATGGGTCACCGGTATCACGACCAGGGATGAAAAAGGGATTAAAATCATTGGCAATGACATACTCCCCCTGGCCGAGGCCGAAGAAAAAATGGCCCAGCAAGCCCTTCTCAAGATTCCGGTAGACGGTCTGACCCGGGATCAAATCCTGGAGTTGCGTGATTTTTTAAAAGGGCATGCCGGCACCTGCCCGGTCCAGATTTGGGCCTGTCTTCCCGATAACAGCCAGGTCCTGCTGAATCTTCCGGAAACCGAAAATATCCGGCCCTCGGCCAGACTAAGAAGAGAAATAAAAGGACTCTCCTGCCACCCGGTCTTGGAAGTGGTGTATGGATAA
- the guaA gene encoding glutamine-hydrolyzing GMP synthase: MDIHSQKVLILDFGSQTTQLIARRVREAKVYCEIHPFNWPLKEIKAFAPKGIILSGSPASVYDPQAPLADPKILDLGIPVLGICYGMQWLTHQLKGRVGRSAKREYGRVELTFLDFQDLFHGLDKEGNKEEQIVWMSHGDRIERLPKNFTSLAQSTNAPVAAMGNQDRTVFGVQFHPEVVHTPAGHRIIENFLFKICRLKPLWTPSSFIRHTLAAIQEQVGKEKVLCALSGGVDSSVVAILLHQAIGKQLTCIFVNNGVLRSQEAEKVVKIFRGHYHIPLVYVDASAHFLNRLKGIIDPEKKRTIIGHAFIRIFEAEAKKIGPVRFLAQGTLYPDVIESVSFKGPSATIKTHHNVGGLPARMKLKLIEPLRELFKDEVREVGRNLGLPEEIVSRQPFPGPGLAIRILGEVSEDRLAILRQADTIVWEEMRKADLYTRVWQSFAVLLPIKTVGVMGDERTYEHVIALRIVDSLDAMTADWSRVPYALLGHISNRIINEVKGVNRVVFDISSKPPSTIEWE; the protein is encoded by the coding sequence ATGGACATTCACAGTCAAAAAGTTCTGATCCTGGATTTTGGCTCCCAGACGACCCAGCTCATTGCCCGCCGGGTTCGGGAAGCCAAGGTCTATTGCGAGATCCATCCCTTTAACTGGCCCCTTAAAGAAATCAAGGCTTTTGCCCCCAAGGGAATTATCCTTTCAGGAAGCCCGGCCAGCGTTTATGATCCCCAGGCACCCTTGGCAGACCCGAAAATTCTGGATTTAGGCATCCCGGTATTAGGGATCTGTTATGGTATGCAATGGCTCACCCATCAACTGAAAGGCCGGGTGGGCCGATCGGCCAAAAGAGAATACGGCCGGGTGGAACTTACCTTTCTGGATTTTCAGGACCTCTTCCATGGACTCGACAAGGAAGGAAACAAAGAAGAGCAGATCGTCTGGATGAGTCATGGAGACCGGATTGAGCGGCTGCCCAAAAATTTTACCTCCCTGGCCCAAAGCACAAATGCTCCGGTAGCGGCCATGGGTAACCAGGACCGGACCGTCTTCGGGGTCCAGTTCCACCCTGAAGTGGTTCATACCCCGGCCGGGCATCGTATTATAGAGAACTTCCTTTTTAAAATCTGCCGTCTGAAACCCCTGTGGACCCCCAGTTCTTTTATCAGACATACCCTGGCGGCCATACAAGAACAGGTGGGAAAAGAGAAGGTCCTCTGTGCCCTGTCCGGCGGGGTGGATTCCTCGGTCGTGGCCATCCTGTTGCATCAGGCCATTGGAAAGCAATTGACCTGTATCTTTGTTAATAACGGGGTGTTGCGCAGCCAGGAAGCCGAAAAAGTGGTAAAAATTTTCCGGGGTCATTATCATATCCCTCTGGTTTATGTAGATGCCTCAGCCCATTTTCTGAACCGCTTAAAAGGGATCATCGACCCGGAGAAGAAACGAACCATTATCGGCCATGCTTTTATTCGCATCTTCGAGGCCGAAGCCAAAAAGATCGGGCCGGTACGCTTCCTGGCCCAGGGTACTCTCTATCCGGATGTGATTGAGTCGGTTTCTTTTAAAGGCCCTTCAGCTACGATCAAGACCCACCATAATGTAGGCGGCCTTCCAGCCCGCATGAAATTAAAATTGATCGAACCCCTGCGGGAATTATTTAAGGATGAAGTCCGTGAAGTGGGCCGTAACCTGGGGCTGCCCGAGGAGATTGTCAGCCGGCAACCTTTCCCCGGTCCGGGGCTGGCCATCCGTATCTTAGGGGAGGTGTCCGAGGATCGTTTGGCTATCCTCCGCCAGGCCGATACCATTGTCTGGGAAGAGATGAGGAAGGCGGATTTGTATACCAGGGTCTGGCAGTCTTTCGCCGTTCTGCTGCCGATCAAAACCGTCGGCGTTATGGGGGACGAGCGGACCTATGAACATGTCATCGCCCTCAGGATCGTCGACAGTCTGGATGCCATGACGGCGGACTGGAGCCGGGTCCCCTACGCCCTATTAGGCCATATATCCAACCGGATCATCAATGAGGTCAAGGGGGTCAACCGGGTCGTCTTTGATATCTCTTCCAAGCCCCCCAGTACGATTGAGTGGGAATGA